Proteins from a genomic interval of Pantoea deleyi:
- a CDS encoding O-antigen ligase family protein: protein MTIKTGRNGLTLLVNFSVIALCLALSLNMFVTGLPQKIFYLVSYLSVASVLYGVVRRRMDFKENRFYLILFAVLILFALIRLFWAIHVRGIETAPSTDAITNIGNYLLGAKRLLLGAFVLLSLAIYGQRVSLTTLRIGRLLMLAGLLITLGFGIHEHLYTENVRIKLTTEAASMSSYMILFIYCAWLWLSRFETHGYWKVADVAALAVTLALLYLCGTRVTLLALVAVGLLFLLQTYRLALFASWRTGSLLVGLLAVLVLMTGNRWVEGVQDIENYGSNSSTSLGARVAIWGGAMDFIEHHQGFATPDARTTEARKFIMAHYPLNIEGYTNVKYNMHNEFLEVTTLQGWLGTLSLALLYLTVLAGWLKRCDLRGVALPIAGLFICGLTDSVLPYNQTATIFIMALALCCLPRTLPAARMTSSS from the coding sequence ATGACGATTAAAACCGGCCGCAACGGATTGACGTTGCTGGTGAATTTCTCGGTTATTGCGCTCTGCCTGGCGCTGTCGCTGAATATGTTTGTTACGGGCCTGCCACAAAAGATTTTCTATCTGGTCTCCTATCTCTCCGTCGCCTCCGTGCTGTATGGCGTGGTGCGCAGGCGGATGGACTTCAAAGAGAACCGTTTTTATCTGATCCTGTTTGCGGTGCTGATCCTCTTCGCGCTGATTCGTCTGTTCTGGGCGATTCACGTCAGGGGCATCGAAACCGCGCCATCGACCGACGCCATTACCAATATCGGTAACTATCTGCTGGGCGCGAAGCGTCTGCTGCTGGGCGCCTTTGTCCTGCTCAGTCTGGCGATTTACGGACAGCGGGTCTCGCTTACCACGCTGCGCATCGGCAGGCTGCTGATGCTGGCGGGGCTACTGATCACGCTGGGCTTCGGGATCCACGAGCATCTCTACACGGAGAATGTCCGCATCAAGCTCACCACCGAAGCGGCCTCCATGTCCTCCTACATGATTCTGTTTATCTACTGCGCCTGGCTCTGGCTGAGTCGCTTTGAGACGCACGGCTACTGGAAAGTGGCCGATGTCGCGGCGCTGGCCGTGACCCTGGCGCTGCTCTATCTGTGCGGCACCCGCGTTACCCTGCTTGCGCTGGTCGCGGTCGGGCTGCTGTTCCTGTTACAGACCTACAGGCTGGCGCTGTTCGCCAGCTGGCGGACAGGCTCGCTGCTGGTGGGACTGCTGGCGGTGCTGGTGCTGATGACCGGTAATCGCTGGGTGGAAGGCGTTCAGGATATTGAGAACTACGGTTCGAACAGTTCGACCTCGCTGGGCGCGCGCGTGGCCATCTGGGGTGGGGCGATGGACTTTATCGAACATCACCAGGGTTTTGCGACGCCGGATGCGCGCACGACCGAGGCGCGGAAGTTCATCATGGCGCACTATCCTCTCAATATCGAAGGCTACACCAACGTCAAATACAACATGCACAATGAGTTTCTGGAGGTCACGACGCTGCAGGGCTGGCTGGGAACGCTGTCGCTGGCGCTACTCTATCTGACCGTGCTGGCGGGCTGGCTGAAGCGGTGCGATCTGCGCGGCGTGGCGCTGCCGATCGCAGGGCTGTTTATCTGCGGGCTGACGGACTCGGTGCTGCCCTATAATCAGACCGCCACCATTTTCATTATGGCGCTGGCGCTCTGCTGTCTGCCGCGCACCTTGCCGGCGGCGCGGATGACATCCTCATCCTGA
- a CDS encoding sugar porter family MFS transporter, with product MPGNTHKSRTSNKAMTLFVCFLAALAGLLFGLDIGVIAGALPFIAKDFNVTAHQQEWIVSSMMFGAAVGAIGSGWMSSRLGRKKSLMTGAILFVIGSLWSAMSPNPEMLISARVLLGLAVGIASYTAPLYLSEIAPEKIRGSMISLYQLMITIGILGAYLTDTAFSFTGNWRWMLGIITIPALLLLIGVFFLPNSPRWLAARGNFRDAQRVLDRLRDTSEQAKRELEEIRESLKVKQSGWGLFTSSSHFRRAVYLGILLQVMQQFTGMNVIMYYAPKIFEIAGFANTTQQMWGTVIVGLINVLATFIAIGLVDRWGRKPTLILGFMVMAAGMGVLGTMLHFGIHTPGAQYFAIGMLLMFIVGFAMSAGPLIWVLCSEIQPLKGRDFGITVSTTTNWIANMIVGATFLTMLNTLGNANTFWVYAALNLFFILLTVMLIPETKNVSLEHIERNLMAGKKLRDIGSRD from the coding sequence ATGCCCGGCAATACACACAAAAGCAGAACTTCAAATAAGGCGATGACCTTATTTGTCTGCTTTCTGGCGGCCCTTGCGGGTCTGCTGTTCGGTCTGGATATCGGCGTTATCGCCGGTGCCCTGCCGTTTATCGCAAAGGATTTCAACGTTACCGCGCATCAGCAGGAGTGGATCGTCAGTTCCATGATGTTTGGTGCCGCCGTCGGCGCGATCGGCAGCGGCTGGATGTCCTCCCGTCTGGGCCGTAAAAAAAGCCTGATGACCGGGGCGATCCTGTTCGTTATTGGTTCACTCTGGTCGGCGATGTCGCCGAACCCGGAAATGCTGATCAGCGCCCGCGTTCTGCTGGGCCTGGCTGTCGGTATCGCCTCGTATACTGCCCCGCTCTATCTTTCTGAAATTGCACCGGAAAAAATTCGCGGCAGTATGATTTCGCTGTATCAGCTGATGATTACTATCGGTATCCTGGGTGCCTACCTGACCGATACCGCGTTCAGCTTCACCGGCAACTGGCGCTGGATGCTGGGCATCATTACGATTCCGGCACTGCTGCTGCTGATTGGGGTTTTCTTCCTGCCAAACAGCCCACGCTGGCTGGCGGCGCGAGGCAACTTCCGCGATGCGCAACGCGTACTGGATCGTCTGCGTGATACCAGCGAGCAGGCGAAACGTGAGCTGGAAGAGATTCGTGAAAGCCTGAAAGTTAAGCAGTCTGGCTGGGGTCTGTTCACCAGCAGCAGCCACTTCCGCCGCGCGGTCTACCTCGGCATCCTGTTGCAGGTGATGCAGCAGTTTACCGGCATGAACGTCATCATGTACTACGCGCCGAAAATCTTTGAAATCGCAGGCTTCGCCAACACCACCCAGCAGATGTGGGGCACGGTGATTGTGGGTCTGATTAACGTACTGGCGACCTTTATTGCCATCGGTCTGGTGGATCGCTGGGGCCGTAAACCGACCCTGATTCTGGGCTTTATGGTGATGGCGGCCGGTATGGGCGTGCTGGGTACCATGCTGCACTTCGGCATTCACACGCCGGGCGCGCAGTACTTCGCTATCGGTATGCTGCTGATGTTCATCGTAGGCTTTGCGATGTCAGCCGGACCGCTGATCTGGGTACTCTGTTCCGAGATTCAGCCGCTGAAAGGCCGCGATTTCGGTATTACCGTCTCCACCACCACCAACTGGATCGCGAACATGATCGTGGGTGCGACCTTCCTGACGATGCTGAACACGCTGGGCAATGCCAACACCTTCTGGGTCTACGCGGCGCTTAACCTGTTCTTCATTCTGCTGACGGTAATGCTGATTCCGGAGACCAAAAACGTCTCGCTGGAGCACATCGAACGCAATCTGATGGCCGGTAAAAAACTGCGCGATATCGGTTCACGCGACTAA
- the metK gene encoding methionine adenosyltransferase gives MAKHLFTSESVSEGHPDKIADQISDAVLDAILEQDPKARVACETYVKTGMVLVGGEITTSAWVDIEEITRKTVREIGYVHSDMGFDANSCAVLSAIGKQSQDINQGVDRTDPLEQGAGDQGLMFGYATNETDVLMPAPVTYAHRLVQRQAEVRKDGTLPWLRPDAKSQVTFQYDDGKIVGIDAVVLSTQHAESISQKDLQEAVMEEIIKPVLPAEWLSAGTKYHINPTGRFVIGGPMGDCGLTGRKIIVDTYGGMARHGGGAFSGKDPSKVDRSAAYAARYVAKNIVAAGLADRCEIQVSYAIGVAEPTSIMVETFGTEKVSTEQLTLLVREFFDLRPYGLIQMLDLLHPIYKETAAYGHFGREHFPWEKTDKAALLREAAGL, from the coding sequence ATGGCTAAACACCTTTTCACGTCCGAGTCCGTATCAGAAGGACATCCCGATAAAATCGCCGACCAGATCTCCGATGCTGTGCTGGATGCGATCCTGGAACAGGATCCTAAAGCGCGCGTGGCCTGCGAAACCTACGTCAAGACCGGTATGGTGCTGGTTGGCGGTGAAATCACGACCAGCGCATGGGTCGATATCGAAGAGATCACCCGTAAAACTGTACGTGAAATCGGCTATGTTCATTCCGATATGGGCTTTGATGCCAACTCCTGCGCAGTATTAAGCGCGATTGGTAAACAGTCTCAGGATATCAACCAGGGCGTTGACCGTACCGATCCGCTGGAACAGGGCGCGGGCGACCAGGGCCTGATGTTCGGCTATGCCACAAACGAAACCGACGTGCTGATGCCTGCGCCGGTGACCTATGCGCACCGTCTGGTTCAGCGTCAGGCTGAAGTCCGTAAAGATGGTACGCTGCCGTGGCTGCGTCCGGATGCCAAGAGCCAGGTCACCTTCCAGTATGACGACGGCAAAATTGTCGGCATCGATGCCGTGGTTCTGTCGACCCAGCACGCCGAATCCATCAGCCAGAAAGATCTGCAGGAAGCGGTGATGGAAGAGATCATCAAGCCGGTTCTGCCAGCAGAATGGCTGAGCGCTGGCACCAAATATCACATCAACCCAACCGGTCGCTTTGTGATCGGCGGCCCGATGGGCGACTGCGGCCTGACCGGCCGTAAAATCATCGTGGACACCTACGGCGGCATGGCGCGTCACGGTGGCGGTGCGTTCTCCGGTAAAGATCCCTCCAAAGTGGACCGCTCTGCAGCCTACGCCGCACGTTACGTGGCGAAAAACATCGTAGCGGCCGGTCTGGCCGATCGGTGTGAAATCCAGGTCTCCTACGCGATCGGCGTGGCTGAACCGACCTCTATCATGGTGGAAACCTTTGGCACCGAGAAAGTCTCCACCGAGCAGCTGACGCTGCTGGTGCGCGAGTTCTTCGACCTGCGTCCATACGGTCTGATTCAGATGCTGGATCTGCTGCACCCGATCTACAAAGAGACCGCCGCTTACGGTCACTTTGGTCGCGAACATTTCCCATGGGAAAAAACCGACAAAGCCGCCCTGCTGCGTGAAGCGGCTGGCCTGTAA
- the speA gene encoding biosynthetic arginine decarboxylase, whose protein sequence is MSDDMKNIKGSSAGEQGTLRSMQEVAMNDQDASKMLRTYNIAWWGNNYYDVNELGHISVCPDPDRPEVRVDLARLVKEREAQGQRLPALFCFPQILQHRLRSINAAFKRARESYGYTGDYFLVYPIKVNQHKRVIESLIHSGEPLGLEAGSKAELMAVLAHAGQTRSVIVCNGYKDREYIRLALIGEKMGHKVYLVLEKMTEVRLVLEEAERLNVVPRLGIRARLASQGSGKWQSSGGEKSKFGLSATQVLKLVEIMREAGRIDSLQLLHFHLGSQMANIRDIATGVRESARFYVELAKLGVNIKCFDVGGGLGVDYEGTRSQSDCSVNYGLNEYANNVIWAIGAACDEHGLEHPTVITESGRAVTAHHTVLVSNIIGVERNEFSEPETPDPDAPRPILSMWETWQEMHEPDTRRSLREWLHDSQMDLFDIHTGYSSGTYDLKQRSWAEQLYLSICHYIQQHLDPSNRAHRPIIDELQERMADKIYVNFSLFQSMPDAWGIDQLFPVLPLEGLNKKPERRAVLLDITCDSDGTIDHYVDGDGIATTLPMPEYDLDNPPMLGFFMVGAYQEILGNMHNLFGDTEAVDVYARENGEVEVQLSDEGDTVADMLRYVQLDPNELMTLFRNQVQTSDIDDELRAQFLEEFESGLYGYTYLEDE, encoded by the coding sequence ATGTCTGACGACATGAAGAATATCAAAGGTTCGTCAGCTGGCGAACAGGGTACACTCCGCTCCATGCAGGAGGTTGCAATGAACGATCAGGATGCGAGCAAAATGTTGCGCACGTACAACATTGCCTGGTGGGGCAACAACTATTACGACGTGAACGAACTGGGCCATATCAGCGTCTGCCCGGATCCGGACCGTCCTGAGGTGCGCGTCGATTTAGCCCGACTGGTTAAAGAGCGCGAAGCCCAGGGCCAGCGTCTGCCTGCGCTGTTCTGCTTCCCGCAGATCCTGCAGCACCGTCTGCGCTCCATCAACGCCGCCTTTAAACGTGCGCGTGAATCTTACGGCTACACCGGCGACTACTTCCTGGTTTATCCGATCAAGGTTAACCAGCACAAGCGCGTGATCGAGTCGCTGATCCACAGCGGTGAGCCGCTGGGACTGGAAGCCGGCTCGAAGGCAGAGCTGATGGCGGTGCTGGCCCACGCGGGTCAGACCCGCTCGGTGATCGTCTGTAACGGCTACAAAGACCGCGAATATATTCGTCTGGCGCTGATTGGCGAAAAGATGGGCCACAAGGTCTATCTGGTGCTGGAGAAAATGACCGAAGTGCGACTGGTACTGGAAGAGGCCGAGCGTCTGAACGTGGTGCCGCGCCTGGGTATCCGTGCGCGTCTGGCGTCGCAGGGCTCCGGCAAATGGCAGTCAAGCGGCGGCGAAAAATCGAAGTTCGGCCTGTCGGCTACTCAGGTGCTGAAACTGGTAGAGATCATGCGCGAAGCGGGTCGCATCGACAGCCTGCAGCTGCTGCATTTCCATCTGGGATCGCAGATGGCCAACATCCGCGATATCGCCACCGGCGTACGTGAGTCGGCGCGCTTCTATGTGGAGCTGGCGAAGCTGGGCGTCAACATCAAATGCTTCGACGTTGGCGGCGGTCTGGGCGTCGATTACGAGGGCACGCGCTCGCAGTCTGACTGCTCGGTCAACTATGGCCTGAATGAGTACGCGAACAACGTGATCTGGGCGATCGGTGCTGCCTGTGATGAGCATGGTCTGGAACATCCGACGGTCATCACCGAGTCGGGCCGTGCCGTAACCGCACACCATACCGTGCTGGTCTCGAACATTATCGGCGTAGAGCGTAACGAGTTCAGCGAACCCGAAACGCCGGACCCGGATGCGCCGCGTCCGATTCTCAGCATGTGGGAAACCTGGCAGGAGATGCACGAGCCGGATACCCGCCGTTCGCTGCGTGAATGGCTGCATGACAGCCAGATGGACCTGTTTGATATCCACACCGGCTACTCGTCCGGCACCTACGACCTCAAACAGCGTTCATGGGCGGAGCAGCTCTACCTGAGCATCTGCCATTACATCCAGCAGCATCTCGATCCGAGCAACCGTGCGCACCGTCCGATCATCGACGAACTGCAGGAGCGGATGGCGGATAAGATCTACGTGAACTTCTCGCTGTTCCAGTCGATGCCGGACGCATGGGGTATCGACCAGCTCTTCCCGGTGCTGCCGCTGGAAGGGCTGAACAAAAAGCCGGAGCGTCGTGCCGTGCTGCTCGACATCACCTGTGACTCCGATGGCACCATCGACCACTACGTCGATGGCGACGGTATCGCGACCACGCTGCCGATGCCGGAATATGACCTGGATAACCCGCCGATGCTGGGCTTCTTTATGGTCGGTGCCTATCAGGAGATCCTGGGCAACATGCACAACCTGTTCGGCGATACCGAAGCGGTGGATGTCTACGCGCGCGAGAACGGCGAAGTGGAAGTGCAGCTCTCCGACGAAGGGGACACGGTGGCAGACATGCTGCGCTACGTGCAGCTTGATCCCAACGAGCTGATGACGCTGTTCCGTAATCAGGTGCAGACGTCCGATATCGACGACGAGCTGCGGGCGCAGTTCCTCGAAGAGTTCGAGAGCGGCCTCTACGGATACACCTATTTAGAAGATGAGTAA
- the speB gene encoding agmatinase has product MYNTLGNQYDNSLVSNAFGFMRFPLNFQPYDSDAEWVITGVPFDAATSGRPGSRLGPGAIRQISTNLAWEGCRWPWDFDLRQRLNVVDCGDLVYAFGDSQDLSDKLQAHAEKLLANGKRMMTFGGDHYVTLPLLRAHAKHFGKMALVHFDAHTDTYSNGPTFDHGTMFFTAPKEGLIDPQHSVQIGIRTEFDRSLGFNVLDAAQVNDRSVDDILAEVKRTVGDLPVYLTFDIDCLDPAHAPGTGTPVIGGLTTDKATKLIRGLQGMNIVGMDLVEVAPGYDHADLTALAAATLALDMLHVQAVNKS; this is encoded by the coding sequence ATGTACAACACGCTTGGCAATCAGTACGACAACTCCCTGGTCTCTAACGCCTTCGGCTTTATGCGTTTCCCGCTGAACTTCCAGCCTTATGACAGCGACGCCGAATGGGTGATCACCGGCGTTCCTTTTGATGCCGCCACCTCAGGTCGTCCGGGCAGCCGCCTGGGGCCGGGTGCGATCCGTCAGATCTCCACCAACCTGGCGTGGGAAGGCTGCCGCTGGCCGTGGGATTTCGATCTGCGTCAGCGTCTGAACGTCGTCGACTGCGGCGATCTGGTTTACGCCTTCGGTGATTCGCAGGATCTCTCCGACAAGTTACAGGCCCATGCGGAAAAACTGCTGGCGAATGGCAAACGCATGATGACCTTCGGCGGTGACCACTACGTTACGCTGCCGCTGCTGCGCGCACATGCGAAACATTTCGGCAAGATGGCGCTGGTACACTTCGATGCGCACACCGACACCTACTCCAATGGCCCGACGTTCGACCACGGCACCATGTTCTTTACCGCGCCGAAAGAGGGGCTGATCGATCCACAGCACTCCGTGCAGATCGGTATCCGCACCGAATTCGACAGGAGCCTGGGCTTCAACGTGCTGGACGCGGCGCAGGTCAATGACCGCAGCGTTGACGATATCCTGGCCGAAGTAAAACGCACCGTTGGCGACCTGCCGGTCTACCTGACCTTCGACATCGACTGCCTGGATCCGGCCCATGCGCCTGGCACCGGCACGCCGGTCATCGGCGGTCTCACCACCGACAAGGCGACCAAGCTGATCCGTGGCCTGCAGGGAATGAACATTGTGGGTATGGATCTGGTCGAAGTCGCACCGGGCTATGACCACGCCGATCTGACCGCGCTGGCGGCGGCCACGCTGGCGCTGGATATGCTGCATGTTCAGGCTGTGAACAAAAGCTAA
- a CDS encoding YidB family protein, with protein MGFLDDLAGSLQNHQSDGHLPGQLQAVWHWVQEQGGVEVLLQKFQQGGLGQLFSSWIGTGANQPLAHSDIHSAFGQAELQSLAEKLGTDVQGATGALAAILPQLIDRMSPQGQMDEASLHENKLDLGSMVNQIFHR; from the coding sequence ATGGGCTTTCTTGATGACCTGGCGGGTTCCCTGCAGAACCACCAGAGTGACGGGCATCTGCCGGGGCAGCTTCAGGCCGTCTGGCACTGGGTGCAGGAGCAGGGCGGTGTCGAGGTGTTGCTGCAAAAATTCCAGCAGGGCGGACTGGGCCAGCTCTTCAGCTCGTGGATTGGCACCGGCGCAAATCAGCCGCTGGCGCACAGCGATATCCACTCGGCGTTTGGTCAGGCTGAACTGCAGTCGCTGGCGGAGAAGCTGGGCACGGATGTGCAGGGAGCCACAGGGGCGCTGGCGGCGATCCTGCCGCAGCTGATTGACCGGATGTCGCCGCAGGGGCAGATGGACGAGGCTTCACTGCACGAGAACAAACTCGATCTGGGCTCGATGGTAAATCAGATATTCCACCGCTAG